GCTCCAGAATAAGCGCTATCTTGGTGACGAATATTATCCGGCGCTTATCGACTCGGACACATTTGCGGCTGCTGAATCAGAACGTATCAGACGGGCAGAAAAACTAGGCCGAGTCCGAGAACCAAAAGTAAAAAAAGAGGTCGTCTATCCCACCTCCTTTCGCATCAGCGAAGGCACAGAACAGTTTGACGACCCATTCCAGCAGGCGGAATACGCCTACAGTCTGATAGAAACGGAGGTGAATGTAGATGGAGGTCAGTAAGAACGTAACCGTGATTCCGGCAAGAAAGCATACCCGAAAGAGCAAGAACGAAGAAAAGCCTAAGCTCCGAGTGGCGGCCTACTGCCGTGTTTCCACCGATAGCGACGAGCAGGCGACCAGTTATGACGCGCAGATTGAACACTACACCGCTTATATTAACGGCCACCCGGACTGGGAATTGGCTGGCATCTATGCGGACGATGGTATTTCCGGCACCAATACAAAAAAGCGTGAGGAATTCAACCGCATGATTGACGAGTGCATGGCCGGCAATATCGACATGGTCATCACGAAGTCCATCAGCCGGTTTGCCCGAAATACGCTGGACTGCTTGAAATACATCCGTCAGCTCAAGGACAAGAACATTCCTGTTTTCTTTGAAAAAGAAAATATCAACTCTATGGATTCCAAGGGCGAGGTCATGCTTACCATCATGGCGTCGCTTGCCCAGCAGGAAAGCCAATCCTTAAGTCAGAACGTTAAGCTGGGCCTGCAATACCGATACCAGCAGGGCGAAATCCAGATAAATTGTGCTCGGTTCCTCGGTTATACAAAGGATGAGAATAAGCATCTTGTAATAGTGCCGGAAGAAGCTGAAATTGTGAAACGCATTTACCGGGAATACCTTGAAGGTGCCAGTATGCTTAAAATCGCTCGCGGTCTGGAAGCGGACGGTATTCTGAACGGAGCCGGTAAGGAAAAATGGCATACCAGCAACGTGAACCAGATTTTGCGCAATGAAAAATACATCGGTGATGCTCTACTGCAGAAAACCTATACCGTTGACTTCCTTACGAAAAAGCGGGTTAAAAATAACGGCCTTGTTCCACAATACTATGTTGAAAACAGCCATGAAGCCATCATCCCGCGTGAAATTTTCATGCAGGTGCAGGAGGAGCTTATCCGCCGCCGAATCGTCCACACCAGCCCGAATGGAAAAAACAGAACCTTCAGCAGCAATCACTGCTTCGCTCAGATGATTATCTGCGGTAACTGCGGTGAGGTGTTCAGACGGGTTCACTGGAACAACCGTGGCAAGAAGTCCGTCGTCTGGCGGTGCGTCAGCCGCTTGGAAAACACCGGTCTGTTCTGCGATGCTCGAACGGTGCCGGAAAGCCAGATTGAGCAAGTGCTGGTTACCGCTATCAACCAAACTTTGTGCGACAAGGACAACTTCCTCGTCACCCTTCAGAACAATATCGAGACGGTCATAATCCATGAAAACGACCAGACGCTGGACGCTATTGACAAGCGGCTTGAAGAACTTCAAACCGAGCTTTTGAAGCTGGCCAGTTCCAAGGCAGATTACGAAGATGTCGCTGACGAGATTTACCGCCTGCGCGAGGAAAAGCAGAAAGTGCAGCTCGATAACGTCGGCCGGGATGAACTGAAAAAACGCATCACCGATATGGGCGACTTCCTGCGAAAACAGCCCACCGCCATTACGGAATACGACGAGCCGCTTGTCCGGCGACTGATTGAAAAAGTCACCGTCTACGAGGATAAATTCACTGTGGAATTTAAGTCGGGTGTTACGGTGGATGTGGATGAATAAACTAAAAACGAACGAAGCACTCTACGGAATTATAACGTAGGGTGCCTCGCTTTATTATTATCTTAGTTCCAAACGCTCGAAAATTCGGTAGCAAATGTATGTCAAATAAGGAGACGGCACTTTCTTCTGGCCAAAATCCCAGTCCTTTAATTTCAAATACACCGATTCAGGCGTAAAAAAGCCTTCTTTATCTTGTTTACTTTTTATATGCGCAACCATCTCAAGGAAGCGCGGGTCAATCCGTACAAACTCATATTTGCTCAGCACTCCGGCTACGCTGACAATATCATACCAGCATGACGGTGCCTTCAGCTTGCGGAAGTCGGTACCCATATAGAACATATAAGGATGCTGACCAAGGCTGTTTTCCCACAGGCTCAGCAGCGTTTTCGCGGAGGAAACCGCAATCTGTGAATCTTTATACTCCGGTATATGCGACAGCAGATCGGCCATAATCAGTGTCGCATACGGGCAGCAATCGTCCTTTTTACCGGGTCCTCTGAATTTGCCCAGTTCTGGGGAAACAGCGCAGGGGAAGCCGTTATCCCTACATAGAGATACCAAATAGTCAACGCCGGGCTTGATATATTCACGATAATCCATACCCGCCTTTAGCAGAGCGAGCAAAAGCTGCGGGGCGTCGCACAGGCACCAGCTGAACACATCCTCGCCCGTACCGCCGAAATGCTTCGGGACATTGGTCATAGACTGATAGATGCCGTGCTCGTCCCGGTGCTTAAGAATTTCATCGACGGCCGCTTTTATTTCGGGAACTTCCATGCCGAATCCGATATCCAGCAGAAACAGCAGCTTGTGTATCGGCAGCTCGGGGTTTTTATGGTTTGTTACCAGCGTACCGTGAAATGCCGAAACGTCCTCAAGGTACTTTTTGATACGGCTATCCGCCAGCGCAGCGTTTCTGAGCTCAACGAGAGCGTCCTCTGAGTC
The window above is part of the Novisyntrophococcus fermenticellae genome. Proteins encoded here:
- a CDS encoding serine integrase family protein, with protein sequence MSHTPYGYRIINGKAVIDEQAAEQVKNLFQSYLTGDSLATAAKKADINAFHAGISRMLQNKRYLGDEYYPALIDSDTFAAAESERIRRAEKLGRVREPKVKKEVVYPTSFRISEGTEQFDDPFQQAEYAYSLIETEVNVDGGQ
- a CDS encoding recombinase family protein, with translation MEVSKNVTVIPARKHTRKSKNEEKPKLRVAAYCRVSTDSDEQATSYDAQIEHYTAYINGHPDWELAGIYADDGISGTNTKKREEFNRMIDECMAGNIDMVITKSISRFARNTLDCLKYIRQLKDKNIPVFFEKENINSMDSKGEVMLTIMASLAQQESQSLSQNVKLGLQYRYQQGEIQINCARFLGYTKDENKHLVIVPEEAEIVKRIYREYLEGASMLKIARGLEADGILNGAGKEKWHTSNVNQILRNEKYIGDALLQKTYTVDFLTKKRVKNNGLVPQYYVENSHEAIIPREIFMQVQEELIRRRIVHTSPNGKNRTFSSNHCFAQMIICGNCGEVFRRVHWNNRGKKSVVWRCVSRLENTGLFCDARTVPESQIEQVLVTAINQTLCDKDNFLVTLQNNIETVIIHENDQTLDAIDKRLEELQTELLKLASSKADYEDVADEIYRLREEKQKVQLDNVGRDELKKRITDMGDFLRKQPTAITEYDEPLVRRLIEKVTVYEDKFTVEFKSGVTVDVDE